The DNA window CCCGCCCCTAGCCCCGCCCACCTCTTCCTGGCGGGGCGGGGCAtcggggcggggccgggcccgaGGGCGGGGTCGCTGCCCCAGCGCGGGAGGGCGGGGCCAgggcggggaggggcggggccaCGGCCCGGGAAGCTGCGGGCGCGGGGCCGAGGAGGCGGGGCCTCGCCCGAaggggcggggccgggagggcgCTGGCCCCGCCCCCGGGGCGCCTCGGCCCCGCCCAGCTGGAAGTCGCCGTCCATGGGGATGTAGGGGGCCAGCATGGCCAGGTCCAGGGGGGCggcctgcgggggggggggggggcggggggggggggggcgggggggggcaccccCCACCCTGTGGGGCTGCCGCGGTGCTTgtctgcagcccccccccgctccccagcccccccccagtACCTGCAGGGCCGTGCCGGGCTCCGGGCTCCCGGCGAAGAGCTTCTGCACCTCGAAGAGCAGCTCGtccccggggggctgggggggcacggCCATGgagccccccgggacccccagAGCCCCCTGAGGTCCCAGCCCGG is part of the Oxyura jamaicensis isolate SHBP4307 breed ruddy duck chromosome 32 unlocalized genomic scaffold, BPBGC_Ojam_1.0 oxy32_random_OJ71429, whole genome shotgun sequence genome and encodes:
- the LOC118158571 gene encoding basic proline-rich protein-like; this translates as MAVPPQPPGDELLFEVQKLFAGSPEPGTALQAAPLDLAMLAPYIPMDGDFQLGGAEAPRGRGQRPPGPAPSGEAPPPRPRARSFPGRGPAPPRPGPALPRWGSDPALGPGPAPMPRPARKRARDPSGEDVGAPLKRPELDPHLLPPLGLGLLLSGDDPPGLSPRLGQEQPLALLGDGLALPGVPPLGPPQEEETKVKGHPVGAPQGPRLESN